One genomic window of Biomphalaria glabrata chromosome 9, xgBioGlab47.1, whole genome shotgun sequence includes the following:
- the LOC129928403 gene encoding uncharacterized protein LOC129928403, whose amino-acid sequence MSANNSSENLDLISDELIKILELSLTIPLHGSTSAVGLVTNFLCMVILFKLGLTNSMNILVFVLSMTDFLVTTLQLSICLCFLLKYLYPDCEVDLWVMGFYTLGWVRYAGFFISCWVTTFISVERCLCVVFPFNVGMIVTKTRTVVVVVLIYIAFLGLVTPIYIQQKLDWELQYTMGTNGTLFEKWVLTVSFTEQSASLEIIVDTVGAVSLSLLSQLILTFCTVWMISALKTSSKIRKVNSGGITLNQLSGAPIQEEKETGLTSKERRLLRMVICLALILTACNVPRYAEIAAYHLIPGMNVGKYKNLSGFLWDLSDFFSTLNCSCNFIVYWKLNSKFRKCFKDMSCRRRLNNNTAYS is encoded by the coding sequence CCAATAACAGTTCTGAGAATTTGGATCTTATTTCCGATGAATTGATCAAAATTTTGGAGCTTTCGTTAACGATTCCATTACACGGCTCGACGTCTGCTGTGGGTCTGGTCACCAACTTCCTGTGTATGGTCATTCTTTTTAAGCTCGGGTTGACCAACAGCATGAACATCTTAGTCTTCGTCTTGTCCATGACGGACTTTTTGGTCACGACTCTCCAGCTGTCCATCTGTTTGTGCTTCTTGCTGAAGTACCTGTATCCGGACTGCGAGGTGGACCTATGGGTGATGGGGTTTTACACCCTGGGCTGGGTTCGCTACGCCGGGTTCTTCATCTCCTGCTGGGTCACCACCTTCATCTCAGTGGAGCGATGCCTCTGCGTGGTGTTCCCATTCAACGTTGGGATGATCGTCACAAAAACTCGCACAGTCGTGGTCGTCGTCCTCATCTACATCGCCTTCCTTGGCCTCGTCACGCCAATTTACATCCAGCAAAAACTAGACTGGGAGCTCCAGTACACCATGGGCACCAACGGCACTCTTTTCGAGAAATGGGTCTTAACTGTGAGCTTTACAGAACAAAGTGCTAGCCTAGAGATCATAGTGGACACTGTAGGGGCCGTGTCTTTATCGCTTCTTTCCCAACTTATATTAACATTCTGCACCGTCTGGATGATCTCTGCCCTGAAAACATCCTCGAAGATCAGGAAGGTAAATTCAGGTGGCATAACTCTGAATCAACTTAGCGGGGCTCCAATACAGGAGGAGAAAGAGACGGGCTTGACCTCCAAAGAAAGAAGACTTCTCAGGATGGTGATATGCCTGGCTCTGATTCTAACTGCCTGCAACGTTCCAAGATACGCGGAAATCGCAGCGTACCATCTCATCCCTGGTATGAACGTTggaaaatataaaaacttaTCCGGATTTTTGTGGGATTTATCGGATTTTTTTAGTACGCTCAACTGTTCTTGTAATTTTATTGTGTACTGGAAGCTAAACTCTAAATTCAGGAAATGTTTTAAAGACATGTCTTGTAGAAGACGTTTAAATAACAACACGGCATATTCTTAG